A stretch of Actinomycetota bacterium DNA encodes these proteins:
- a CDS encoding fibronectin type III domain-containing protein — translation MATALVAAVLMVTLTSGVSQAVGLLPPANPPANLPIGSAVTQACSSVPVTPACVSAALPEINRDRAAEGVGPMALPFNYVSLTLNEQIFVVTNLERVDRGLAPATGLSAVLDGYAQQGALNDTDPPLLDSHATEQAGNWASTANPLLADELFLYADGPGGGNLSCTTADPSGCWGHRDNILLAVPQLIMGAGDTTSDPDGGSLAQLFAAGDTTNTTYFTWGSEAFSLSLGLSSSSLALAAPAGGTTVAVVTATASGESMAVVPTLTGGPGGTGGAGGASPTFTVTPASCGTIAAGASCPIAVRFSPGATGAAAATLTVTGPNGPQTVALVGRTNPAAPPAILASGQPSAVQVSWFGPDDGGAPITAYQVLRSTTAGFSAAVIATTAGSATSFTDTSVSLGTTYYYMVRALNAVGTSVLSTQVPAVALPPPPRPGYWMLGSSGQVYAFGAAANDGSPSLPAGAKAVDVVSTPDGNGYWVVDTRGEVWAYGDAAYLGGGPALNAGESVTSLSATPTGRGYWLFTNLGRAVAYGDAPFLGDMTGIRLNGPVLGSVAAPDGKGYYMVGSDGGIFSFGDAVFQGSMGGQHLNKPVVGLAPNPAGPGYWLVASDGGIFAFGPPFLGSMGATRLNKPVIGMANYGTGYLMVASDGGIFAFSNLAFAGSLGDSPPAAPIVAVSPVL, via the coding sequence GTGGCGACTGCGCTCGTCGCCGCCGTGCTCATGGTCACGCTGACCTCCGGGGTTTCCCAGGCCGTGGGTCTGCTGCCCCCGGCCAACCCGCCCGCCAACTTGCCCATCGGCAGCGCCGTGACCCAGGCGTGCTCGAGCGTGCCCGTGACGCCGGCGTGCGTCTCCGCCGCCCTGCCGGAGATCAACCGGGACCGGGCCGCCGAGGGCGTCGGACCCATGGCGCTGCCCTTCAACTACGTGTCGCTCACGCTCAATGAGCAGATCTTCGTCGTCACCAACCTGGAGCGGGTGGACCGGGGGCTGGCCCCGGCGACCGGCCTGTCCGCAGTCCTGGACGGCTACGCCCAGCAAGGAGCGCTCAACGACACCGACCCCCCGCTGCTGGACAGCCATGCCACCGAGCAGGCGGGCAACTGGGCGAGCACCGCCAACCCGCTCCTGGCCGATGAGCTCTTCCTGTACGCCGACGGGCCAGGCGGGGGCAACCTGAGCTGCACGACCGCCGACCCGAGCGGGTGCTGGGGCCACCGGGACAACATCCTGCTGGCGGTCCCCCAGCTGATCATGGGGGCGGGCGACACCACCAGCGACCCGGATGGGGGCTCGCTCGCCCAGCTGTTCGCCGCCGGAGACACCACCAACACCACCTACTTCACGTGGGGCTCGGAGGCCTTCAGCCTGTCCCTCGGCCTGTCGAGCTCCTCGCTGGCTTTGGCGGCCCCGGCGGGCGGCACCACCGTGGCGGTCGTCACCGCAACCGCATCGGGCGAGAGCATGGCGGTCGTCCCGACCCTGACCGGTGGGCCCGGTGGGACCGGTGGGGCCGGTGGGGCCAGCCCCACCTTCACCGTCACCCCCGCCTCGTGCGGGACCATCGCGGCCGGCGCCTCCTGCCCGATTGCGGTGCGGTTCTCGCCGGGCGCCACCGGGGCCGCAGCGGCAACCCTGACGGTGACCGGGCCGAACGGCCCGCAGACGGTCGCCCTGGTGGGAAGGACCAACCCGGCGGCGCCGCCCGCCATCCTGGCCAGCGGGCAACCCTCGGCGGTCCAGGTCTCCTGGTTCGGCCCCGACGACGGCGGCGCCCCGATCACCGCCTACCAGGTGCTGCGCTCCACGACCGCCGGGTTCAGCGCCGCCGTCATCGCCACGACCGCCGGGTCGGCCACCAGCTTCACCGACACCTCCGTGAGCCTCGGGACGACCTACTACTACATGGTGCGGGCCCTGAACGCGGTGGGGACCTCGGTCCTCAGCACGCAGGTGCCCGCCGTGGCCCTGCCGCCGCCGCCCCGGCCGGGGTACTGGATGCTCGGCTCCAGCGGCCAGGTATACGCCTTCGGCGCCGCCGCCAACGACGGCAGCCCGTCGCTCCCGGCCGGCGCCAAGGCAGTCGATGTCGTGTCCACCCCCGATGGCAACGGGTACTGGGTGGTCGACACCCGGGGCGAGGTGTGGGCCTACGGCGATGCCGCCTACCTCGGGGGTGGGCCGGCACTGAACGCCGGTGAGTCAGTCACCAGCCTCTCCGCCACCCCCACCGGCAGGGGGTACTGGCTGTTCACGAACCTGGGCCGGGCGGTGGCCTACGGCGACGCCCCCTTCCTCGGCGACATGACCGGCATCCGGCTGAACGGCCCGGTTCTGGGGTCCGTGGCGGCGCCGGATGGCAAGGGCTACTACATGGTGGGATCCGACGGCGGCATCTTCTCCTTCGGCGATGCCGTCTTCCAGGGATCGATGGGCGGCCAGCACCTCAACAAGCCGGTCGTCGGCCTGGCCCCGAACCCGGCCGGCCCCGGGTACTGGTTGGTGGCCTCCGACGGGGGGATCTTCGCCTTCGGTCCCCCGTTCCTGGGCTCGATGGGCGCCACCCGCCTCAACAAGCCGGTGATCGGGATGGCCAACTACGGCACCGGGTACCTGATGGTGGCCTCGGACGGCGGCATCTTCGCCTTCTCGAACCTGGCCTTCGCCGGGTCGCTGGGCGACTCCCCACCGGCGGCCCCGATCGTGGCGGTGAGCCCGGTCCTCTAG
- the cofE gene encoding coenzyme F420-0:L-glutamate ligase — protein sequence MTGEAPNTPSYTPAASPVTLLPVTGIPEVAPGADLAPLIVDALAACAIELRDDDVLIVTQKIVSKAEGRIRAVAPDDAEGRRAIAAAESARVVRRRAGMIITETHHGFVCANAGIDASNLEPGLITLLPEDPDRSARRLRSRIKHLTGAAPPVIISDTFGRAWRVGQVNVAIGVAGMLPVVDYLGSVDHFGVPLRVTMIAIADELASAAELVMGKADGVPVAVARGVRFPRGRGNARSLVRPAADDLFR from the coding sequence GTGACCGGCGAGGCGCCGAACACGCCGAGCTACACCCCGGCCGCCAGCCCGGTGACGCTGCTGCCCGTCACCGGGATCCCGGAGGTGGCGCCCGGGGCCGACCTCGCCCCGCTCATCGTCGACGCCCTCGCAGCGTGCGCCATCGAGCTGCGCGACGACGACGTCCTCATCGTCACCCAGAAGATCGTCTCCAAGGCCGAGGGCCGCATCCGCGCGGTGGCCCCCGACGATGCCGAGGGCCGGCGGGCGATCGCCGCCGCCGAGTCGGCCCGGGTGGTCCGGCGCCGGGCGGGCATGATCATCACCGAGACCCACCACGGCTTCGTGTGCGCCAACGCCGGCATCGACGCCTCCAACCTGGAACCCGGGCTCATCACGCTGCTGCCCGAGGACCCGGACCGCTCCGCCCGCCGGCTCCGTTCGAGGATCAAGCACCTGACCGGCGCCGCCCCGCCGGTGATCATCTCCGACACCTTCGGGCGGGCCTGGCGGGTCGGCCAGGTCAACGTGGCCATCGGCGTCGCCGGCATGCTGCCGGTGGTGGACTACCTGGGATCGGTGGACCACTTCGGGGTCCCGCTGCGGGTGACGATGATCGCCATCGCCGACGAGCTCGCCTCGGCCGCCGAGCTGGTGATGGGCAAGGCGGACGGCGTGCCGGTGGCGGTCGCCCGGGGCGTGCGCTTCCCGCGGGGCCGGGGCAACGCCCGGTCCCTGGTACGCCCGGCGGCCGACGACCTGTTCCGCTAG
- a CDS encoding sigma-70 family RNA polymerase sigma factor has translation MTQTKTPAARRRRVKDAGGPPPAGADSVGQFLHEIGRYPLLTKDEEIELAQRIEAGDQEAKDQMVTSNLRLVVSIAKRYQGQMALGDLVQEGIIGLIRAVDKFDWRRGFKFSTYATWWIRQAIGRAIQTQSRTIRIPVHLAEREWKAWSAERSLTAELGRDPTDDEIAEAAQMTTVELQRLRQTARIVASLDQPVEEGGETELGELAAWEAPDLLDQVHTGLEEECVRKALNTLPEAEREVIRLRFGLDGDPVTLREIGKMLGVSHERVRQLESAGLEHLALNAEIESLRVA, from the coding sequence ATGACCCAGACGAAGACCCCTGCGGCGCGGCGTCGCCGGGTGAAGGACGCCGGCGGGCCGCCCCCGGCCGGGGCCGACAGCGTCGGCCAGTTCCTCCACGAAATCGGCCGCTATCCCTTGCTGACCAAGGACGAGGAGATCGAGCTCGCCCAGCGGATCGAGGCCGGCGACCAGGAGGCCAAGGATCAGATGGTCACCTCCAACCTCCGGCTGGTGGTCTCCATCGCCAAGCGCTACCAGGGCCAGATGGCTCTCGGAGACCTCGTCCAGGAGGGCATCATCGGGCTGATCCGGGCCGTGGACAAGTTCGACTGGCGCCGGGGCTTCAAGTTCTCGACCTATGCCACCTGGTGGATCCGCCAGGCGATCGGCCGGGCCATCCAGACGCAGTCGCGCACCATCCGCATCCCGGTGCACCTCGCCGAACGGGAATGGAAGGCGTGGTCGGCGGAGCGGTCGCTGACCGCCGAGCTGGGCCGTGACCCGACCGACGATGAGATCGCCGAGGCCGCCCAGATGACGACGGTCGAACTCCAGCGCCTCCGCCAGACCGCCCGCATCGTGGCCAGCCTCGACCAGCCGGTCGAGGAGGGCGGCGAGACCGAGCTCGGCGAGCTGGCGGCCTGGGAGGCCCCCGACCTGCTGGACCAGGTGCACACCGGCCTGGAGGAGGAGTGCGTGCGCAAGGCGCTCAATACCCTCCCCGAGGCGGAGCGGGAGGTCATCCGGCTGCGCTTCGGCCTCGACGGGGACCCGGTGACCCTCCGGGAGATCGGCAAGATGCTGGGCGTCAGCCATGAGCGGGTGCGCCAGCTGGAGTCCGCCGGCCTGGAGCACCTGGCGCTCAACGCCGAGATCGAGTCGCTGCGGGTGGCATAA
- the cofD gene encoding 2-phospho-L-lactate transferase has product MGVTALAGGVGAAKFLRGLTAALPPAEVTVIGNVGDDARFHGLHVSPDLDIVTYTLAGVVDEAKGWGIAGDQRRALDQMARYGVDTWFWLGDADLGTCLARTQWLAEGSLLSAVTERIRSGLGVATRILPVTDGALRTTFVTAAGERREFQDYFVRHHHAEEVASVTFEGADNTVPAPGVLEALEDAERIVICPSNPVVSIGPILAVPGIREALQRRRDRVVAISPIVQGAALRGPADRLLPVMGAEASASGVASLYRDLCGTFVLDRRDPGEAPRVEALGMTAVLAETVMETPDIAAALAKEILALELG; this is encoded by the coding sequence GTGGGCGTCACCGCACTGGCCGGAGGGGTGGGCGCAGCCAAGTTCCTGCGTGGCCTCACCGCCGCGCTCCCGCCCGCCGAGGTGACCGTGATCGGCAATGTCGGCGACGACGCCCGGTTCCACGGCCTGCACGTCAGCCCCGACCTGGACATCGTCACCTACACGCTGGCCGGCGTCGTGGACGAGGCCAAGGGCTGGGGCATCGCCGGCGACCAGCGCCGGGCGCTCGACCAGATGGCCCGCTACGGCGTCGACACCTGGTTCTGGCTCGGGGACGCCGACTTAGGCACCTGCCTCGCCCGCACCCAGTGGCTGGCCGAGGGCTCGCTCCTCTCGGCGGTCACCGAGCGGATCCGGTCCGGCCTGGGCGTCGCTACCCGCATCCTCCCGGTCACCGACGGCGCGCTGCGCACCACCTTCGTCACCGCCGCGGGCGAACGCCGGGAGTTCCAGGACTACTTCGTGCGCCATCACCACGCTGAGGAGGTCGCCTCGGTCACCTTCGAAGGGGCCGACAACACCGTGCCCGCCCCCGGGGTGTTGGAGGCTCTGGAGGACGCCGAGCGCATCGTCATCTGCCCGTCGAACCCGGTGGTGAGCATCGGGCCGATCCTCGCCGTACCCGGCATCCGTGAGGCCCTGCAGCGCCGGCGGGACCGGGTGGTGGCCATCTCCCCCATCGTCCAGGGCGCCGCCCTGCGGGGCCCCGCCGACCGCCTGCTGCCGGTGATGGGGGCCGAGGCCAGCGCTTCGGGTGTGGCGTCGCTCTACCGGGACCTGTGCGGGACCTTCGTCCTCGACCGGCGGGACCCCGGGGAGGCCCCCCGGGTGGAGGCCCTGGGCATGACGGCGGTGCTCGCCGAGACCGTGATGGAGACCCCGGACATCGCCGCCGCCCTGGCCAAGGAGATCCTGGCCCTGGAGCTCGGGTGA